Proteins from a genomic interval of uncultured Methanocorpusculum sp.:
- the hisH gene encoding imidazole glycerol phosphate synthase subunit HisH: MGTSEVAVLDYGLGNLRSVVRGLEAAGARPKITNDPEIIQSADGLLLPGVGAFAEGMNKLAPLVDLVKKEAAKKPLLGICLGMQMLLGESEEHGLHQGLGFVPGTVRLFPKVPGMKIPKMGWNTISPSNHPLFEGISDGTYVYFVHSYYADTTPEFTIAKTEYIVPYASAVGVGNVMGVQFHPEKSRDAGIHILKNFVQMIE; this comes from the coding sequence ATGGGCACTTCTGAAGTTGCCGTTCTGGATTACGGATTAGGAAATCTCCGCAGTGTGGTCCGCGGTCTCGAGGCGGCAGGAGCCCGCCCGAAAATAACGAATGACCCCGAGATCATTCAATCGGCCGACGGACTTCTCCTTCCGGGGGTCGGGGCATTCGCCGAAGGAATGAACAAACTCGCACCCCTGGTCGACCTTGTAAAAAAAGAGGCGGCAAAAAAACCTCTTCTTGGAATCTGTCTGGGCATGCAGATGCTTTTAGGGGAGAGCGAAGAGCATGGTCTTCACCAAGGGCTTGGTTTCGTGCCGGGAACGGTTCGTCTGTTTCCAAAAGTGCCCGGGATGAAGATACCCAAGATGGGATGGAATACCATCTCGCCTTCGAATCACCCCCTTTTCGAAGGAATCTCTGATGGGACGTATGTGTATTTCGTTCACTCCTATTATGCCGATACAACTCCCGAGTTTACGATCGCAAAAACCGAGTACATCGTGCCGTATGCCTCGGCAGTTGGTGTCGGGAACGTGATGGGTGTCCAGTTCCATCCGGAAAAAAGCAGGGATGCCGGGATTCATATCCTCAAAAATTTTGTTCAAATGATCGAGTGA
- the gyrA gene encoding DNA gyrase subunit A yields MTSEENTTHKTVSINIEDEMKNCFIDYAMSVIIGRAIPDVRDGLKPVHRRILYAMFHDEGNTSDKAYKKSAKAVAATMGNYHPHGDSAIYDTLVKMAQPFTYRYTLVDGQGNFGSIDGDSAAAMRYTEARLTKAAESLLEDIDKETVDFVPNFDESSQEPDVLPSRIPNLLVNGTTGIAVGMATNMMPHNLGEVCDLVDAYINNPEMSLEEMMKILPAPDFPTGGKIMGTDGIVNAYQTGQGKVVLRGIAEIEERKKGFEQIVITEIPYQVNKVTMIEKIADLVKSKTIEGISDIRDESDKDGIRVIIELKQNTQANVVLNLLYKHTQLESSFGIINLAIVDKKPKILSLVELLRHFIAHRVDVVRRRSLFDLRKAEERMHILSGLLKALDMIDVVIATIRASPEVSVAQEALVSKLGFSEAQAEAILKMQLRRLAALEQQKILDETTSLQLVIDKLTWILSSEENILSVVKTETTEIRTAYADERRTQIDYTANTDFNVMDLIPDEQTLVMLTTQNYIKRVPLDLYRQQKRGGRGVIGMTTKDEDSVDKVFMASTHDYLLCFTNKGRVYWLRVYEIPEGSRTSKGKAIVNLLNLTDEEVSAVIPMRDFDADKNLLYATKNGRVGKFSQDLFSRPRTGGIIGITLLDGDELVDVVVTDGNADVVLTTAFGQALRFSESEVRATGRGTQGVIGIRLKFEGEGDYVCALTLVETQYLLMITDKGFGKRTEFEEFRGHGRGTQGVKSIVANFERGKVVSSLAVSDEDQVIITTAAGVVLRTSASDISIQGRGTKGVRVIRVDAGDKVTSVAIVPPDEDEPALPEGTDEA; encoded by the coding sequence TTGACATCTGAAGAAAACACCACGCACAAAACGGTCTCGATCAACATCGAAGATGAGATGAAAAACTGCTTCATCGATTATGCGATGAGTGTCATCATCGGGCGTGCGATCCCCGATGTCCGCGATGGTCTGAAGCCCGTTCACCGGCGTATTCTCTATGCCATGTTCCACGATGAGGGGAACACGAGTGATAAGGCATACAAGAAGTCCGCGAAGGCAGTCGCCGCCACCATGGGTAATTATCACCCGCACGGCGATTCGGCGATTTACGACACGCTCGTGAAGATGGCCCAGCCGTTTACCTACCGCTATACGCTGGTGGACGGGCAGGGTAACTTCGGTTCTATAGACGGCGACTCGGCAGCAGCAATGCGTTATACCGAGGCGCGGCTCACCAAAGCAGCCGAGTCCCTTCTTGAGGATATCGACAAGGAAACCGTTGATTTCGTTCCGAACTTCGATGAATCATCCCAGGAACCGGATGTTCTGCCAAGCAGAATCCCGAACCTCCTCGTAAACGGCACAACGGGTATCGCTGTCGGTATGGCGACCAACATGATGCCGCACAACCTCGGCGAGGTCTGCGATCTGGTCGATGCCTACATCAATAACCCGGAGATGTCTCTTGAAGAGATGATGAAGATCCTTCCGGCCCCGGACTTTCCGACCGGCGGTAAGATCATGGGCACTGACGGGATCGTCAATGCCTATCAGACGGGTCAGGGTAAAGTTGTTCTTCGCGGCATTGCCGAGATCGAGGAACGCAAAAAAGGATTCGAGCAGATTGTCATCACCGAGATTCCCTATCAGGTGAACAAGGTGACGATGATCGAAAAGATCGCCGATCTTGTAAAATCGAAGACGATCGAAGGTATCAGCGATATCCGGGATGAGTCCGATAAAGATGGTATTCGTGTAATTATCGAACTCAAGCAGAATACCCAGGCAAACGTTGTTTTAAATCTGTTGTATAAACATACCCAGCTCGAAAGTTCGTTTGGGATCATCAATCTCGCGATCGTCGATAAAAAACCGAAGATTCTCTCACTTGTCGAACTTCTGCGTCATTTCATTGCGCATCGTGTCGATGTCGTCAGACGCCGGTCCCTTTTCGATCTGCGCAAGGCCGAGGAACGCATGCATATCCTCTCGGGGCTTCTCAAAGCTCTCGATATGATCGATGTGGTGATCGCCACCATCCGTGCTTCTCCCGAAGTGTCGGTGGCGCAGGAAGCATTGGTCTCCAAACTGGGTTTTTCGGAAGCGCAGGCCGAGGCGATTCTCAAAATGCAGCTGCGTCGTCTCGCGGCCCTTGAACAGCAGAAAATTCTGGACGAGACCACCTCGCTCCAGCTGGTTATTGACAAACTTACCTGGATCTTATCGTCTGAAGAGAATATCCTCTCGGTCGTCAAAACGGAAACCACCGAGATTCGTACGGCATATGCCGATGAACGCCGGACCCAGATCGATTACACGGCAAACACCGACTTCAACGTGATGGATCTGATCCCCGATGAGCAGACCCTTGTGATGCTCACGACCCAGAATTACATAAAACGTGTGCCTCTCGATCTCTACCGCCAGCAGAAACGCGGCGGTAGAGGAGTGATCGGTATGACCACAAAAGACGAGGATTCCGTGGATAAAGTCTTCATGGCGAGCACGCATGATTATCTGCTGTGTTTCACCAACAAAGGCAGAGTCTACTGGCTTCGGGTCTATGAGATCCCCGAAGGTTCGAGAACCAGCAAAGGAAAGGCGATCGTAAATCTGCTGAACCTTACCGACGAGGAGGTCTCGGCGGTCATCCCGATGCGTGATTTCGATGCCGACAAGAATCTTCTGTATGCCACGAAGAACGGACGTGTGGGCAAATTCAGTCAGGATCTGTTCTCACGGCCACGGACCGGAGGAATTATCGGCATCACGCTTCTTGACGGCGATGAACTTGTGGATGTTGTCGTAACCGACGGGAATGCAGATGTTGTTTTGACGACGGCGTTTGGTCAGGCGCTTCGCTTCTCCGAGAGCGAGGTTCGGGCCACCGGCCGCGGCACGCAGGGTGTTATTGGTATCAGACTCAAGTTCGAGGGAGAGGGAGATTATGTCTGTGCTTTGACATTGGTCGAGACCCAGTATCTTTTGATGATCACCGACAAAGGATTCGGTAAGCGGACCGAGTTCGAAGAGTTCCGCGGACACGGCCGCGGCACACAGGGTGTGAAATCTATCGTCGCGAACTTCGAGCGCGGCAAAGTCGTCTCCTCGCTTGCGGTCTCCGATGAAGATCAGGTCATCATCACGACGGCAGCCGGAGTTGTTCTTCGGACCTCTGCCTCGGATATTTCCATCCAGGGACGCGGAACGAAAGGGGTTCGTGTAATTCGTGTCGACGCAGGCGATAAGGTCACAAGCGTTGCCATCGTTCCGCCCGACGAGGATGAACCTGCCCTGCCGGAAGGCACGGACGAGGCCTGA
- a CDS encoding ABC transporter permease has product MTYLDQIVIIVAFGAASVSFLWLRDTRIFVRTGKEGYRKAAYHGVLYSALGWFGFALAGFGETTFMYLGVGCVLIALYLQSRLQKEDVWVGNESAWTRFIGSAPRQERK; this is encoded by the coding sequence ATGACCTACCTCGACCAGATAGTAATAATCGTCGCCTTTGGCGCCGCATCCGTTTCGTTCTTGTGGTTAAGGGATACGCGTATCTTTGTCAGAACAGGTAAAGAAGGGTATCGAAAGGCCGCATATCATGGTGTTCTTTACTCTGCTCTCGGCTGGTTCGGATTTGCTCTTGCCGGATTCGGCGAGACCACATTTATGTATCTTGGTGTCGGCTGTGTATTGATCGCTCTGTATCTTCAGTCGAGACTGCAGAAAGAGGATGTATGGGTTGGAAATGAATCTGCATGGACCCGGTTCATTGGATCGGCGCCCCGCCAGGAGAGAAAATAA
- the gyrB gene encoding DNA topoisomerase (ATP-hydrolyzing) subunit B, translated as MTDNYDASHITVLEGLTPVRERPAMYIGSTDTRGLHHLVYEVVDNSIDEALAGFCKHIVIIINPNGSVSVEDDGRGIPVDIMPKQNKSALEVVMTVLHAGGKFDKNTYQVSGGLHGVGVSVVNALSTRLTAEVYRDGNIYSMVFGKGLLLQPLISRPETDEEYLQRQKRLDKKDQPKETATGTRITFYPDGSIFETTEFDYDVLAHWFRELAYLNKGLEIHVEDHRTGDTDTFCYEGGLRQFVAHLNEGKELLHPEPIYVDKSDYVNKIEVEVALQYNDTYGEILYTYVNSVNTREGGTHLEGFRSALTRAINNIAHANKHLKEDVSVRGEDVREGLTAVISVKIANPQFEGQTKMRLGNSNVKGLVDSMMYQALTEFFEENPKVIAAIAKKSLDVANAREAARRAKELARRKTSLEMSGLPGKLADCSERDPAKSEIYIVEGDSAGGSAKQGRDRKFQAILPLRGKILNVEKALEHKALKNAEIQTLITAMGAGYGDKFDAERARYHHIVIMTDADVDGAHIRILLLTFFYRFMKPLVEMGYIYIAQPPLFRIAKGKQEKYVYTEEDMRLAIAEYGEKGISVQRYKGLGEMNAGQLWNTTMNPEFRILKQVRIEDASYANEIFEKLMGDDVMPRKDFIKRHAGEVKNLDI; from the coding sequence ATGACTGATAATTACGACGCCTCCCACATTACTGTTCTGGAGGGGTTAACCCCTGTCCGAGAAAGACCTGCCATGTATATCGGCAGTACCGATACCCGCGGTCTTCACCACCTTGTATATGAGGTAGTCGATAACTCCATCGACGAAGCCTTAGCCGGATTCTGTAAGCATATTGTCATCATTATCAACCCCAACGGATCGGTAAGCGTGGAGGATGACGGCAGGGGTATTCCTGTCGATATTATGCCCAAGCAGAACAAGAGTGCTCTCGAGGTCGTCATGACGGTGCTTCATGCCGGCGGAAAATTCGATAAGAATACCTATCAGGTTTCCGGCGGTCTGCACGGAGTCGGTGTTTCGGTCGTCAACGCTCTTTCCACGCGTCTTACTGCCGAAGTATACCGTGACGGGAATATCTACTCCATGGTCTTTGGCAAAGGATTACTTCTGCAGCCTCTCATCTCCCGCCCGGAAACCGACGAAGAGTATCTTCAGCGGCAAAAAAGGCTGGATAAAAAAGATCAGCCGAAAGAAACTGCCACCGGGACGCGGATCACCTTCTATCCGGACGGGTCCATCTTTGAGACGACCGAGTTCGACTATGACGTCCTTGCCCACTGGTTCAGAGAGCTTGCATATCTCAACAAGGGGCTTGAAATCCATGTTGAGGATCACCGGACTGGAGACACGGACACCTTCTGCTATGAAGGCGGACTTCGCCAGTTCGTTGCCCATTTAAACGAAGGAAAAGAGCTCCTCCATCCTGAACCGATCTACGTCGACAAGTCCGACTATGTAAATAAAATCGAGGTGGAGGTGGCTCTCCAGTATAACGATACCTACGGAGAAATCCTCTACACCTATGTAAACAGTGTCAATACTCGCGAGGGCGGCACGCATCTGGAAGGATTCCGTTCCGCTCTCACGCGTGCGATCAACAACATAGCTCATGCAAACAAACATCTCAAAGAGGATGTCTCCGTCCGCGGCGAGGATGTTCGCGAAGGACTGACTGCTGTAATCAGCGTCAAGATCGCCAACCCCCAGTTCGAAGGGCAGACGAAGATGCGGCTTGGAAACAGCAATGTCAAAGGTCTCGTCGACTCGATGATGTATCAGGCACTGACCGAATTTTTCGAGGAAAACCCGAAGGTCATCGCTGCTATCGCCAAAAAATCCCTTGATGTGGCGAATGCCAGGGAAGCTGCCCGCCGTGCAAAAGAGCTTGCCCGAAGAAAAACGTCTCTCGAGATGTCGGGTCTTCCAGGTAAACTTGCCGACTGTTCCGAGCGTGACCCTGCAAAAAGCGAGATCTATATCGTGGAGGGAGATTCTGCCGGAGGTTCTGCCAAACAGGGACGCGACAGAAAATTCCAGGCAATACTGCCGCTTCGCGGTAAAATCCTGAACGTGGAAAAAGCGCTGGAGCACAAGGCTTTGAAAAATGCCGAAATTCAGACACTGATCACCGCGATGGGTGCTGGATACGGCGATAAGTTCGATGCCGAACGTGCGAGATATCACCATATCGTCATCATGACCGATGCGGATGTGGATGGTGCTCATATCAGAATTCTGCTTCTGACCTTCTTCTACCGGTTCATGAAGCCCCTTGTCGAGATGGGATACATCTACATCGCCCAGCCTCCACTCTTTAGAATTGCGAAAGGAAAACAGGAAAAATATGTGTACACGGAAGAGGATATGCGTCTTGCTATCGCCGAATATGGCGAGAAGGGCATCTCGGTCCAGCGGTATAAGGGTCTTGGTGAAATGAATGCAGGCCAGCTCTGGAACACTACGATGAATCCCGAGTTCCGGATCCTGAAGCAGGTCAGAATCGAGGATGCAAGTTATGCGAATGAGATATTTGAAAAACTCATGGGAGACGATGTCATGCCCAGAAAAGATTTCATCAAACGCCACGCAGGGGAGGTGAAGAACCTTGACATCTGA